The proteins below are encoded in one region of Bacillota bacterium:
- the fabZ gene encoding 3-hydroxyacyl-ACP dehydratase FabZ codes for MLSSIEIQNIIPHRYPFLLVDKVLEVEPGKRAVAVKNITINEPFFQGHFPGYPIMPGVLIVEALAQTAGIAAASLEENKGKLGVFTGIDSMKFRKQVVPGDVLRLEAEILTLKMGMAKVKVSATVDGQTAAEGEIKFAMVNTGK; via the coding sequence ATGTTATCTAGTATTGAAATTCAAAATATCATACCCCACAGGTATCCTTTCCTGCTTGTGGATAAGGTATTGGAAGTAGAACCCGGTAAAAGGGCGGTAGCTGTAAAAAATATTACAATAAATGAACCTTTTTTCCAGGGGCATTTCCCCGGATACCCCATTATGCCCGGGGTATTGATTGTTGAAGCACTTGCCCAAACTGCAGGGATTGCTGCCGCTTCTCTTGAAGAGAATAAAGGGAAGTTAGGCGTATTTACCGGTATAGATTCAATGAAATTCAGAAAGCAGGTTGTACCGGGAGATGTTTTAAGGTTGGAGGCGGAAATTCTTACCCTAAAAATGGGTATGGCCAAAGTTAAAGTATCTGCCACAGTGGATGGACAGACGGCAGCAGAGGGCGAAATCAAATTTGCCATGGTTAATACCGGGAAGTAA